Part of the Bacteroidales bacterium genome is shown below.
AGATGGGGATTGGACTGGCTGCTGAAAATGAATCCCTCTCCTGGAGTAATGTTCAATCAGATTGCTGATGACAGGGACCATATAGGATTCAGGTTCCCAAATGATGACACGGCAAAGTATGGCAAAGGACTTGAGAGACCGGTATACTTTTGTACAGGAGAACCACAGGGATTGCTTAAATATAAAAACAGGGCTACGGGCATTGCATCAACAGCCGGAAAGTTTGCATCATCATTTGCCAGAGGCGCCATGGTGTATAAAGAAACTGATCCTGATTTTTCTGAATTACTCACTTCTAAAGCTATAGATGCTTTCAATCATGGATTAAAGAATCCGGGTGTATGCCAGACAGCTCCGGGATCAGCTCCCTATTTTTACGAAGAGGATAATTGGACTGACGACATGGAACTTGCGGCAGCTGAACTATATAATCTGACACGGGAACAAAAATATTTTGACTACGCAGTTGAATTTGGCAGACAGGAACCTGTTACACCCTGGATAGGAAGAGATACAGCCCTGCACTATCAGTGGTACCCTTTTGTTAATATGGGACATCCGGAAATTGCACGCATTCAAAAGAATACCGGGCAAGATGAGTTTGCCGGGTATATGAGAAGAGGTCTTGAGATGACAGAACTTAAAGCAAAGAAGAATCCTTTTCTTATAGGAGTGCCGTTCATCTGGTGTTCAAATAATCTAGTTTCATCAATTCTGACCCAGTTTCATCTTTATGCTGAAATTTCAGGGGATACTTCTTTTGCTGAACTTGAAGCAGCACATCGCGACTGGCTCTTCGGATGTAATCCATGGGGGACAAGCATGGTAGTCGGCCTTCCTGAAAATGGCGATTATCCTGTTGATTCTCATTCTTCATTTGTCATCAGGGGAAAACAGGTAAATGGCGGATTAGTAGACGGGCCGGTATACTCATCCATTTTCAGGGCTCACAGCAAGTATGTTGCCTTAAAAAAAGAAGATCAATACGCGAAATTCCAGACCACGATGGCCAACTATCACGATGATGCAGGTGATTATACGAGTAATGAATGCACAATGGATGGAACTGCCTGTCTGGTTTATTACCTTTCAGCATTAGGCTCCTCATCGGGAAATTAACGTTCAAATTATCATTATCATTGTCGTTAAATCAGAATAAAGGATGCAAACTGCTGAAAGAACAGGCACAATAAAAGATATTGATTTCAAGGTTGTTTATTCACGGCGAAGGACACTTGGGATTAGTGTTCATCCCGATTCCACAGTGATTGTCAGGGTACCTTACCGCACATCAGACAAAACTATAGTCAGAATAGTCGAAGAGAAGGCGGAATGGATAATAAAACACCGCGACAATTACAGAAAACAGAATAATAATATCTCGGGCCGCTCCTATTGCAACGGTGATATTCATCTTTACAGAGGAAGAGAGGCAATTTTATCGGTTATAAATTCCACGAAGCCATTTGCTGTGTTTACTGATGGCAAAATAGAAATTGGTGTTGCCAGACCTGAAGATCAGAAAGCTGTAAGGAGAGTCCTCTATTCAGGATACAAGCGTGAAGCGACGGAACTATTTCCCGTGCTTCTTGGTAATATGCTTTCAAAACATGAAGATCAGAATTTCAAGCCAGCCGGTCTGATAATCCGTTCAATGAAAAGGCGTTGGGGAAGCTGTTCTTTTAAAGGAGTGATTACACTCAGTACTGAATTAATCAAACTTCCGGATTTGTATATTGAATATGTCATAGTTCATGAATTATGCCACCTTAAGCATCATAATCATGGCGCAAAATACTACGAATTATTGTCAGAGCTTTTCCCGGAATGGAAATCTGTCAGAAAGGAATTAAGAAAACATATCAGATGAAAATCCATTAACCACAAAGGACACTAAGTTTTCACGAAGTACACAAAGGCTCTTAAATTAACCAATTATTCTTATGCGATGTTGGTATAAACAGCCTGAACATCGTCATCATCCTCAAGTCTGTCGATGAGCTTTTCAATATCAACGAGCTGCTCCTCGGTAAATTCAACCTGATTTAGAGCAAAACGCTTCAGCGAGGCATTTCTGATCTCAATACCCATATCTTCAATTGCCTGTGACAAAGACCCAAAGTTTGTATAGTCACCATAAACATAAACTGTATCATCGACCATTTCAACCTCTTCAAGTCCCGATTCAATAAGTTCGAACTCAATCTCATCAACTGTCTTGCCGGCAGGAAGCTCAAATTCGAAGACTGCTTTCCTGTTAAACATAAACTCGAGTGATCCAGTTGGGACAATGCCACCACCTGATTTATTGAAATATGCTTTTACATTGGCAACGGTTCGTGTGTTGTTGTCTGTGGCACATTCAACAAAAACGAGGACACCATGAGGTCCCTTTCCTTCATAACAAATTTCAGAAAAACTCTCAGAATCTTTGCCAGCAGCCCTTTTAATTGCTGCCTCAATATTATCCTTTGGCATATTCTGAGATTTTGCATTCAGAATAGCAGTCCTGAGTTTAGCATTCAGATCCGGATCCGCTCCGCCTTCTTTGGCAGCGATAGTAATGTTCTTACCAAGCTTCGGAAACAACTTAGACATCTTATCCCATCTTTTCTCCTTGGATGCCTTGCGGTATTCATATGCTCTTCCCATTTTATTATCTTAAAGTCTTACTAAATAGAATTTATTGAAGGGGCAAAAATAATAACTAGAACCAATCCTTCTGCAGAAATTACTAAATTTTTCAGATTTCATATTCCTGACCTTTGGCAGGTATCTCAATATTCTTAAATCCTGCATTAATCAGTGAAGCAACATATTTTTTCTGAGTTTCATATTCACCATGAACTATAAACATCTTTTCTACAGCACTTTTATCCTGACAGCCAAGGAAGTCAATCATCTCCCTGTAATCAGCGTGCCCGCTAAAAGATTCGATCTTTTTCACATCAGCCTTAACCTCGTGAATTATACCATGAATTGAGACCTCTTTATCACCTCTTACGATTCTTGCACCCAGAGTAGTTGGAGCGCAATAACCAACCACCAGGATAGTGTTTTTCGGATTGGAGATATTGTTTGCCAGATGGTGTTTTACTCTTCCTGCCTCCATCATTCCTGATGCAGAGATTATTACACAAGGTTTCTTATGATCATTAAGTCTTTTTGAATCTTCAACTTTTGAGATATAGTACAGATTAGCAAATCCGAAAGGATCTTCATCTTTCTCAAGAACTTTCAGAAAATCATTGTTATAACACTCAGGGTGCATCCTGAAAACAGTTGTGGCATTAACAGCGAGAGGGCTATCAACAAACATGTCAATCTTAGGAAGACGACCGCTGTTAAAAAAGTTATTAAGAGCATATACGATCTCCTGTGTACGGCCTACACTGAAAGCGGGAATAATCAGCTTACCACCTTTATTTACACATGTTTCCATAACAATATTCAGGAGCTCTTCTTCTGCAGCCTTTGAATCGTGATGAAGTCTGTCACCATAGGTAGATTCAGTTATTATTATGTCGGCCTGAGGAAATGGTTGCGGAGGAGCAAGAATAGGATCCACCGGTCTGCCTATATCGCCGGTGTAGGCGATCCTTTTTATCTGTCCGTTATCAATTATCTGAAGATTAGCTACACCGCTGCCAAGCATATGACCGGTATTGGTGA
Proteins encoded:
- a CDS encoding glycoside hydrolase family 9 protein, with the protein product MKNRSFTLILLIALLSTISCNNEADTWIRVNQLGYRPGDIKVGVFISTKLQNIKDFRVINASSGEVVMTINNPVKAEPLDQFISCYRLNFSGLKQNGTYKILAGKSYSPEFKIAENVYDGTADYLLNYMRQQRCGFNPYLNDSCHTNDGYIVYGKHDDSAHIDVTGGWHDAADYLQYVATSANATYQMLFSYSENPSSFGDKYLANGLPGADGIPDILNESRWGLDWLLKMNPSPGVMFNQIADDRDHIGFRFPNDDTAKYGKGLERPVYFCTGEPQGLLKYKNRATGIASTAGKFASSFARGAMVYKETDPDFSELLTSKAIDAFNHGLKNPGVCQTAPGSAPYFYEEDNWTDDMELAAAELYNLTREQKYFDYAVEFGRQEPVTPWIGRDTALHYQWYPFVNMGHPEIARIQKNTGQDEFAGYMRRGLEMTELKAKKNPFLIGVPFIWCSNNLVSSILTQFHLYAEISGDTSFAELEAAHRDWLFGCNPWGTSMVVGLPENGDYPVDSHSSFVIRGKQVNGGLVDGPVYSSIFRAHSKYVALKKEDQYAKFQTTMANYHDDAGDYTSNECTMDGTACLVYYLSALGSSSGN
- a CDS encoding M48 family metallopeptidase; translated protein: MQTAERTGTIKDIDFKVVYSRRRTLGISVHPDSTVIVRVPYRTSDKTIVRIVEEKAEWIIKHRDNYRKQNNNISGRSYCNGDIHLYRGREAILSVINSTKPFAVFTDGKIEIGVARPEDQKAVRRVLYSGYKREATELFPVLLGNMLSKHEDQNFKPAGLIIRSMKRRWGSCSFKGVITLSTELIKLPDLYIEYVIVHELCHLKHHNHGAKYYELLSELFPEWKSVRKELRKHIR
- a CDS encoding YebC/PmpR family DNA-binding transcriptional regulator, encoding MGRAYEYRKASKEKRWDKMSKLFPKLGKNITIAAKEGGADPDLNAKLRTAILNAKSQNMPKDNIEAAIKRAAGKDSESFSEICYEGKGPHGVLVFVECATDNNTRTVANVKAYFNKSGGGIVPTGSLEFMFNRKAVFEFELPAGKTVDEIEFELIESGLEEVEMVDDTVYVYGDYTNFGSLSQAIEDMGIEIRNASLKRFALNQVEFTEEQLVDIEKLIDRLEDDDDVQAVYTNIA
- a CDS encoding MBL fold metallo-hydrolase; the protein is MKIKFIGAAREVTGSKHLITTNLGKRILLDCGMFQGKGLETDGMNRDLMFDPSLIDHLILTHAHIDHAGLIPYMYKLGFRGSIVCSNATRDLCAIMLADSAFIQEHDTMTFNKRRAKKGLPLVTPLYTKEDASACMSLFIGVPNDMKFRIDENIKVKFTNTGHMLGSGVANLQIIDNGQIKRIAYTGDIGRPVDPILAPPQPFPQADIIITESTYGDRLHHDSKAAEEELLNIVMETCVNKGGKLIIPAFSVGRTQEIVYALNNFFNSGRLPKIDMFVDSPLAVNATTVFRMHPECYNNDFLKVLEKDEDPFGFANLYYISKVEDSKRLNDHKKPCVIISASGMMEAGRVKHHLANNISNPKNTILVVGYCAPTTLGARIVRGDKEVSIHGIIHEVKADVKKIESFSGHADYREMIDFLGCQDKSAVEKMFIVHGEYETQKKYVASLINAGFKNIEIPAKGQEYEI